The following proteins come from a genomic window of Micromonospora zamorensis:
- a CDS encoding ATP-binding protein, translating to MTRPSIDLFSGGGDTGRLMAELDWARTPLGPVSGWPQSLRAAVRLVLSSRYPMLLLWGDDFSQLYNDAYSTLIGDKHPAALGNDVRVTLAEGWDVLAPLIEQAMATGVASWVPALQLLLERAGYREEAYFSVSHAPARDDEGRTVGVFTVCSEVTEQVVGERRLRLLRDLSVLGDGRTVDVDATGARLIDTIDSHPLDVPFAAIYLRDGTVLRRLACTGGDQGHEGALPDTVELADPGPVAYAWGLPDAAEGRPTQVTDVAERLPLPAGPWGDLVRTALALPLPSGDEDQPLGVLLAGVSPSRGLDEAYRSFNQLLAQQISVALRNAQEYEEERRRVEALAELDRVKTDFFANVSHEFRTPLTLMLGPLADALTDATAPLAPVQRERAETAWRNATRLLTLVNSLLTFSSLEAGRARSEARAVDLSALTTELAGVFRAAVERAGLTLEVACPPLPRPVTIDPVNWERIVTNLLSNALKYTFIGRIRVTLDTDDEEVRLTVADTGIGIGDQDLPKLFERFHRVRGARSRSHEGTGIGLALVHELARLEGGEVRVASRVGVGSTFTVALPWSAARRTALTGPPVNGRGDAARAAVEEAMGWLAEPDGSVTEPDRTIGPAVDELAGSRILVADDNSDMRAYLTRLLTGQGWRVRAVTDGRQALDEIHRERPDLVLTDVMMPVMDGFDLLRRLRADPATRALPVLVLSARAGGEASVEGLSLGADDYLVKPFAATELIARIRAAIRRARDRIAANPATVDAATATTRPAEVTAIAPASAVEPVGDTSVVPAAPADRNGLGDVLDVRWAYPSAPTSAAMMRRDVRRTLGDLDVDPDVLEDLLLAASEAMNNAVEHAQRPSRPEVRVRVQVGVGLVRISVRDFGTWRDRRPAMDRGRGALLMNAYGDVRLVSTLEGTTVTIERRLAEPA from the coding sequence GTGACACGACCCAGCATCGACCTGTTCAGCGGCGGCGGTGACACCGGTCGGCTGATGGCGGAGCTGGACTGGGCCCGTACGCCACTGGGTCCGGTCAGCGGATGGCCACAGAGCCTGCGCGCCGCGGTCCGGCTCGTGCTCTCCTCCCGCTACCCCATGCTGCTGCTCTGGGGCGACGACTTCTCCCAGCTCTACAACGACGCGTACTCCACGCTGATCGGCGACAAGCACCCCGCCGCGCTCGGCAACGACGTGCGGGTGACACTGGCCGAGGGCTGGGACGTGCTCGCCCCGCTGATCGAGCAGGCCATGGCGACCGGGGTGGCCAGCTGGGTCCCCGCGCTGCAACTGCTGCTGGAGCGGGCCGGCTACCGCGAGGAGGCGTACTTCAGCGTCTCGCACGCGCCGGCCCGCGACGACGAGGGCCGCACCGTCGGGGTGTTCACCGTGTGCAGCGAGGTCACCGAGCAGGTGGTCGGCGAACGCCGTCTGCGCCTGCTGCGCGACCTGTCCGTTCTCGGCGACGGGCGCACCGTCGACGTGGACGCCACCGGTGCCCGGCTGATCGACACGATCGACAGCCACCCGCTGGACGTGCCGTTCGCCGCCATCTACCTGCGCGACGGCACGGTGCTGCGGCGGCTCGCCTGCACGGGCGGCGACCAGGGACACGAGGGGGCACTCCCGGACACCGTGGAGCTGGCCGACCCCGGCCCGGTCGCGTACGCCTGGGGGCTGCCGGACGCCGCCGAGGGCCGCCCGACCCAGGTGACCGACGTCGCCGAACGGCTGCCACTGCCCGCCGGCCCGTGGGGCGACCTGGTCCGCACCGCGCTGGCGCTGCCACTCCCCTCCGGCGACGAGGACCAGCCGCTCGGTGTCCTGCTGGCGGGGGTCAGCCCCAGCCGAGGGCTCGACGAGGCGTACCGGTCCTTCAACCAGCTGCTGGCGCAGCAGATCTCCGTGGCGCTGCGCAACGCCCAGGAGTACGAGGAGGAGCGGCGTCGGGTCGAGGCGTTGGCCGAACTGGACCGGGTCAAGACCGACTTCTTCGCCAACGTCAGCCACGAGTTCCGTACCCCGTTGACCCTCATGCTCGGCCCACTGGCCGACGCCCTCACCGACGCCACAGCACCCCTGGCCCCCGTCCAGCGGGAGCGGGCGGAGACCGCGTGGCGCAACGCCACCCGACTGTTGACGCTGGTCAACAGCCTCCTCACCTTCAGCAGCCTGGAGGCCGGGCGGGCCCGCAGCGAGGCCCGCGCGGTCGACCTGTCCGCGCTCACCACCGAGCTGGCCGGCGTGTTCCGGGCCGCCGTCGAGCGGGCCGGGCTGACCCTGGAGGTGGCCTGCCCACCGCTGCCACGGCCGGTCACCATCGACCCGGTCAACTGGGAACGCATCGTCACCAACCTGCTCTCCAACGCTCTGAAATACACGTTCATCGGCCGGATCCGGGTCACCCTGGACACCGACGACGAGGAGGTACGCCTCACCGTCGCCGACACCGGAATCGGCATCGGCGACCAGGACCTGCCGAAACTCTTCGAACGCTTCCACCGGGTGCGGGGCGCCCGCTCACGCAGCCACGAGGGCACCGGCATCGGCCTGGCCCTGGTGCACGAGTTGGCCCGGCTGGAGGGCGGCGAGGTCCGGGTGGCCAGCCGGGTGGGCGTCGGCAGCACCTTCACCGTGGCGCTTCCCTGGTCGGCGGCGCGCCGAACGGCGTTGACCGGCCCGCCGGTGAACGGGCGGGGCGACGCCGCCCGCGCCGCTGTCGAGGAGGCGATGGGTTGGCTCGCCGAACCGGACGGCAGTGTGACGGAGCCCGACCGTACGATCGGCCCGGCGGTGGACGAGCTGGCCGGGTCCCGGATCCTGGTCGCCGACGACAACAGCGACATGCGGGCGTACCTCACCCGGCTGCTCACCGGGCAGGGCTGGCGGGTACGGGCCGTCACCGACGGCCGGCAGGCCCTCGACGAGATCCACCGGGAGCGGCCAGACCTGGTCCTGACCGACGTGATGATGCCGGTGATGGACGGCTTCGACCTGTTGCGCAGGCTGCGCGCGGACCCGGCGACCCGGGCACTGCCGGTGCTGGTGCTCTCGGCCCGTGCCGGCGGTGAGGCCAGCGTGGAGGGCCTGAGCCTGGGCGCCGACGACTACCTGGTGAAGCCGTTCGCCGCGACCGAGCTGATCGCGCGGATCCGCGCGGCCATCCGGCGGGCCCGCGACCGCATCGCCGCCAATCCAGCGACGGTCGACGCCGCAACGGCGACGACGCGACCAGCCGAGGTCACCGCCATCGCACCGGCTTCGGCGGTCGAACCCGTCGGCGACACGTCAGTGGTGCCGGCGGCTCCGGCCGACCGGAACGGGCTCGGCGACGTCCTGGACGTCAGGTGGGCGTACCCGTCCGCACCCACCTCGGCCGCGATGATGCGTCGGGACGTCCGGCGGACGCTGGGCGACCTCGACGTCGACCCGGACGTGCTGGAGGATCTGCTGCTCGCCGCGTCCGAGGCGATGAACAACGCCGTCGAGCACGCGCAGCGGCCCAGCCGTCCGGAGGTGCGGGTGCGGGTCCAGGTCGGTGTCGGCCTGGTCCGGATCTCGGTACGGGACTTCGGCACCTGGCGGGACCGGCGACCGGCGATGGACCGGGGACGCGGCGCGCTGCTGATGAACGCGTACGGCGACGTGCGGCTGGTCTCCACCCTCGAGGGGACGACGGTGACCATCGAGCGCCGGTTGGCCGAACCGGCCTGA
- a CDS encoding M28 family peptidase, with product MRGRTLSAGIALAVFAGMTVTLAAQPVAASPMTTMTEARPIAATAAALAAPDISVSNVQAHLTQFNSIATSNGGNRRAGSAGYTASLTYVKTKLQSAGYTVSEQYCSSCTYPSNNLIAEWPGGPTDQVVMFGAHLDGVSAGPGINDNATGSSTLLENALVLAAQNPTMTKKVRFAWWTDEEQGLNGSRFYVNSLNTTQRGYIKGYYNFDMVGSVNGGYFINRVTSTTAAPLKAYWDSLGLAPEENVEGQGRSDDYYFQQAGIPTSGYAAGASARKTSSQAAKWGGTANSAYDPCYHRACDTTANVSATVLNRAADGVAYALWQLAVGGGTPTNDFSVAVSPTTRTVARGASTTATVTTATTAGSAQSVSLSASGAPSGVSVSFSPSSVTSGGSSTMTLTASSSAATGTFTVTVTGTGSVTRSATLTLTVTGTGGCAATQVIGNGGFESGATVWTASSGVITNSSSKPARTGSYKAWLNGYGSTRTETLSQSVTVPAGCASYTLSFWTRIDTAETTTSTAYDKLTVRMGSTTLATYSNLNASTSYVQRTLNVAAYAGQTVTLTFTGTEDSSLQTSFVIDDVTLQAS from the coding sequence ATGAGAGGCAGAACGCTGAGCGCGGGAATCGCGCTTGCCGTGTTCGCCGGAATGACGGTGACGCTGGCCGCCCAGCCGGTGGCCGCGTCGCCCATGACCACGATGACGGAGGCCCGGCCGATCGCCGCGACCGCCGCCGCGTTGGCAGCACCGGACATCTCCGTCAGCAACGTCCAGGCCCACCTCACCCAGTTCAACAGCATCGCCACCAGCAACGGCGGTAACCGCAGGGCCGGCTCGGCCGGCTACACCGCCTCGCTCACGTACGTCAAGACCAAGCTCCAGTCGGCCGGCTACACCGTCAGCGAGCAGTACTGCTCCAGCTGCACGTACCCCTCGAACAACCTGATCGCCGAGTGGCCCGGCGGTCCGACCGACCAGGTGGTCATGTTCGGCGCCCACCTCGACGGAGTCTCGGCCGGCCCCGGCATCAACGACAACGCCACCGGCTCGTCCACCCTGCTGGAGAACGCGCTGGTCCTGGCCGCGCAGAACCCGACCATGACGAAGAAGGTCCGGTTCGCCTGGTGGACCGATGAGGAGCAGGGGCTCAACGGCTCCCGGTTCTACGTCAACTCGCTCAACACCACCCAGCGCGGCTATATCAAGGGCTACTACAACTTCGACATGGTCGGCTCGGTCAACGGCGGCTACTTCATCAACCGGGTCACCTCGACCACGGCGGCGCCGCTGAAGGCGTACTGGGACTCGTTGGGCCTTGCGCCGGAGGAGAACGTCGAGGGCCAGGGCCGCTCCGACGACTACTACTTCCAGCAGGCCGGCATCCCCACCTCGGGCTACGCCGCCGGGGCCAGCGCCCGCAAGACCAGCTCCCAGGCGGCCAAGTGGGGCGGCACCGCCAACTCGGCGTACGACCCCTGCTACCACCGCGCCTGTGACACCACCGCCAACGTCAGCGCGACGGTGCTGAACAGGGCGGCCGACGGTGTCGCGTACGCGCTGTGGCAGCTCGCCGTTGGCGGAGGCACCCCCACCAACGACTTCTCCGTCGCGGTCAGCCCCACGACGCGCACCGTCGCGCGGGGCGCCAGCACCACCGCCACGGTGACCACCGCCACCACCGCCGGCTCGGCGCAGTCGGTCAGCCTCTCCGCCTCCGGCGCGCCCAGCGGGGTGAGCGTCTCGTTCAGCCCGTCCTCGGTGACCTCCGGCGGCTCGTCGACGATGACCCTCACCGCGTCGTCAAGCGCCGCGACCGGCACGTTCACAGTGACGGTCACCGGCACCGGCTCGGTCACCCGCAGCGCCACCCTCACTCTCACCGTGACCGGCACCGGCGGCTGCGCCGCCACCCAGGTGATCGGCAACGGCGGCTTCGAGAGCGGCGCCACAGTGTGGACGGCGTCCTCCGGCGTTATCACCAACTCCAGCAGCAAGCCGGCCCGGACCGGGTCATACAAGGCGTGGCTCAATGGGTACGGCAGCACCCGCACCGAAACCCTGTCCCAGTCGGTGACAGTGCCCGCCGGCTGCGCCAGTTACACGCTGTCGTTCTGGACTCGCATCGACACCGCCGAGACGACCACGTCCACGGCGTACGACAAGCTGACCGTGCGGATGGGCTCGACCACGCTGGCGACGTACTCGAACCTCAACGCCTCCACCAGCTACGTCCAGCGCACGCTCAACGTTGCCGCGTACGCCGGGCAGACGGTGACGCTCACGTTCACCGGCACCGAGGACTCGTCGTTGCAGACCAGCTTCGTGATCGACGACGTGACGTTGCAGGCGAGCTGA
- a CDS encoding SDR family oxidoreductase — translation MKIAGSTALVTGANRGLGRHLAAELLARGATVYAGARNPDSVDLPGVTPVRLDITDPASVAAAAELAGNVNLLINNAGIDTRTDLLDGDLDLVRLELETHYIGTLSTVRAFAPVIAGNGGGTILNVLSVLSWFGLPIHGAYSAAKSAEWSMTNVLRVQLAERGIRVSGLHVGYLDTDMAADVTGPKLDPATIARIGVDGIEADAYEILADDLSRQVQAGLAGGVAALYPQLP, via the coding sequence ATGAAGATCGCTGGAAGCACCGCTCTCGTCACCGGCGCCAACCGTGGCCTCGGCCGACACCTGGCCGCCGAACTCCTCGCCCGGGGCGCCACCGTCTACGCCGGCGCCCGCAACCCCGACAGCGTCGACCTGCCCGGCGTGACACCGGTCCGCCTCGACATCACCGACCCCGCCTCGGTGGCCGCAGCCGCCGAGCTGGCCGGGAACGTGAACCTGCTGATCAACAACGCCGGCATCGACACCCGGACCGATCTGCTCGACGGCGACCTGGACCTCGTCCGGCTGGAGCTGGAGACCCACTACATCGGCACCCTCTCGACGGTCCGGGCGTTCGCGCCGGTCATCGCCGGCAACGGCGGCGGAACGATCCTCAACGTGCTCTCCGTGCTGTCCTGGTTCGGCTTGCCGATCCACGGGGCCTACAGCGCCGCCAAGTCCGCCGAGTGGTCGATGACCAACGTCCTGCGCGTCCAGCTCGCCGAGCGGGGCATCCGGGTCTCCGGCCTGCACGTCGGCTACCTGGACACCGACATGGCCGCGGACGTCACCGGCCCGAAACTGGACCCGGCGACGATCGCCCGGATCGGGGTGGACGGCATCGAGGCCGACGCGTACGAGATCCTCGCCGACGATCTCAGCCGCCAGGTGCAGGCCGGGCTGGCCGGCGGCGTCGCCGCGCTCTACCCGCAGCTCCCCTGA
- the htpG gene encoding molecular chaperone HtpG produces the protein MGDGVSNQAETLEFQAEARQLLQLVVHSIYSNKDVFLRELISNASDALDKLRLATLVDKDLVADTDDLHVALEIDRDARTLAVRDNGIGMTRDEVVQLIGTIAKSGTAELLRKLRESADAHASQDLIGQFGVGFYAAFMVADRVTLLTRKAGETGGTRWESTGEGTYSIESVDEAPQGTTVTLHLKPVDTEDNLHDYTAEWTVREIVKRYSDFIAWPIRMSVERPGADGEAATSEVQTLNSMKALWARPRDEVDAAEYNEFYKHVSHDWADPLEVVHMKGEGTFEYEALLFLPSHAPLDLFSPQGRRGVQLYVKRVFIMDDCEALVPTYLRFVKGVVDAHDLSLNISREILQQDRQIQIVRRRLVKKILSTVKDLKANHAERYRTFWTEFGAVVKEGLIDDTDNRDTLLDLLSVASTHDPAEPTDLAGYVSRMKDGQSDIWYATGESRAAIENSPHLEAFRAKGHEVLLLTDQVDEVWVERVGAYDGRPLRSIAKGEIDLDTDEEKQQAEAEREQQRQEFAALLDWLGTTLTDSVREVRLSSRLTTSPACVVGDAHDLTPTLEKMYRAMGHEVPPTKRILEINPGHPLVSGLRKAHEQGSDPSALTETAELLYGLAVLAEGGELTDPARFTRTLADRLARTL, from the coding sequence ATGGGAGACGGTGTGAGCAACCAGGCCGAAACGTTGGAATTCCAGGCCGAGGCGCGTCAGCTCCTCCAGTTGGTGGTCCACTCGATCTATTCGAACAAGGACGTCTTCCTGCGGGAACTCATCTCGAACGCGTCCGACGCCCTGGACAAGCTGCGACTGGCCACGCTTGTCGACAAGGACCTCGTCGCCGACACCGACGACCTGCACGTCGCCCTCGAGATCGACCGGGACGCCCGCACCCTCGCCGTGCGGGACAACGGCATCGGGATGACCCGCGACGAGGTCGTCCAGCTGATCGGCACCATCGCCAAGTCGGGCACCGCCGAGCTGCTGCGCAAGCTGCGCGAATCCGCCGACGCCCACGCCTCGCAGGACCTGATCGGCCAGTTCGGCGTCGGCTTCTACGCCGCGTTCATGGTCGCCGACCGGGTCACCCTGCTGACCCGCAAGGCCGGCGAGACCGGCGGCACCCGCTGGGAGTCCACCGGCGAGGGCACCTACTCGATCGAGTCGGTCGACGAGGCGCCACAGGGCACCACGGTGACCCTGCACCTCAAGCCGGTCGACACCGAGGACAATCTGCACGACTACACCGCCGAGTGGACCGTCCGGGAGATCGTCAAGCGATACTCCGACTTCATCGCCTGGCCGATCCGGATGAGCGTCGAGCGCCCCGGCGCCGACGGCGAGGCCGCCACCAGCGAGGTGCAGACCCTCAACTCGATGAAGGCACTCTGGGCTCGACCCCGCGACGAGGTCGACGCCGCGGAGTACAACGAGTTCTACAAGCACGTCAGCCACGACTGGGCCGACCCGCTCGAGGTCGTGCACATGAAGGGCGAGGGCACCTTCGAGTACGAGGCGCTGCTGTTCCTGCCCAGCCACGCCCCGCTCGACCTGTTCTCCCCGCAGGGCCGCCGCGGTGTCCAGCTCTACGTCAAGCGCGTCTTCATCATGGACGACTGCGAGGCGCTGGTCCCGACCTACCTGCGCTTCGTCAAGGGCGTGGTCGACGCGCACGACCTGTCGCTGAACATCTCCCGCGAGATCCTCCAGCAGGACCGGCAGATCCAGATCGTCCGCCGTCGCCTGGTGAAGAAGATCCTCTCCACGGTCAAGGACCTCAAGGCCAACCACGCCGAGAGGTACCGCACCTTCTGGACCGAGTTCGGCGCGGTGGTCAAGGAAGGGCTGATCGACGACACCGACAACCGCGACACCCTGCTGGACCTCCTGTCGGTCGCCTCCACCCACGACCCCGCCGAGCCCACCGACCTGGCCGGCTACGTCTCACGGATGAAGGACGGCCAGAGCGACATCTGGTACGCCACCGGCGAGTCCCGGGCCGCCATCGAGAACTCGCCGCACCTGGAGGCGTTCCGGGCCAAGGGCCACGAGGTGCTGCTGCTCACCGACCAGGTCGACGAGGTGTGGGTCGAGCGGGTCGGCGCGTACGACGGTCGGCCGCTGCGGTCCATCGCCAAGGGCGAGATCGACCTGGACACCGACGAGGAGAAGCAGCAGGCCGAGGCCGAGCGCGAGCAGCAGCGGCAGGAGTTCGCCGCCCTGCTCGACTGGCTGGGCACCACCCTGACCGACAGCGTCCGGGAGGTGCGTCTGTCGTCGCGACTGACCACCTCGCCGGCCTGCGTCGTCGGCGACGCCCACGACCTCACGCCGACCCTCGAGAAGATGTACCGGGCGATGGGGCACGAGGTTCCCCCGACCAAGCGGATCCTGGAGATCAACCCCGGTCACCCGCTGGTGTCCGGGCTGCGCAAGGCCCACGAGCAGGGCAGCGACCCCTCGGCCCTGACCGAGACCGCCGAGCTGCTCTACGGCCTGGCGGTGCTCGCCGAGGGCGGTGAGCTGACCGACCCGGCCCGCTTCACCCGGACGCTCGCCGACCGGCTGGCGCGCACCCTGTAG
- a CDS encoding nitroreductase family protein: protein MSDTRPAGQSGPRTLGLSADEVLSTTRAVRKRLDLGRPVPRDVIEDCLRIALQAPSGRNRQRWDFIFVEDPQTRAAVARLWRLGLMAPPPASGGTGPAFSRMDFASEQWGRIAGSLQHLADHLHEVPLLLIPCLRVESRAELASVRGQAGAWGSVIPAFWSFMLAARERGLGTAWTTSHLSYEREMADLLGIPYDTVVQVALTPVAYTLGTDFKPGPRADADGFAHWNRW from the coding sequence ATGAGCGACACCAGACCGGCCGGGCAGAGCGGGCCGCGCACACTGGGCCTGTCCGCCGACGAGGTCCTGAGCACGACCCGCGCCGTCCGCAAGCGCCTCGACCTGGGACGCCCGGTCCCCCGTGACGTGATCGAGGACTGCCTGCGCATCGCACTTCAGGCCCCCAGCGGCCGCAACAGGCAACGCTGGGACTTCATCTTCGTCGAGGATCCGCAGACCCGGGCCGCCGTCGCCCGACTGTGGCGACTCGGGCTGATGGCACCGCCACCCGCGTCGGGCGGCACCGGGCCGGCCTTCAGCCGGATGGACTTCGCCTCCGAGCAGTGGGGCCGGATCGCCGGCAGCCTGCAACACCTGGCGGACCACCTGCACGAGGTGCCGCTGCTGCTCATCCCCTGCCTGCGGGTCGAGTCCCGCGCCGAGCTGGCCAGCGTGCGCGGGCAGGCCGGGGCCTGGGGTTCGGTCATCCCGGCGTTCTGGAGCTTCATGCTGGCCGCCCGGGAACGCGGGCTCGGCACCGCGTGGACCACGAGCCATCTCAGCTACGAAAGGGAGATGGCAGACCTGCTCGGCATCCCCTACGACACCGTCGTGCAGGTGGCGCTCACGCCGGTGGCGTACACCCTGGGCACCGACTTCAAGCCCGGTCCGCGGGCCGACGCGGACGGGTTCGCCCACTGGAACCGTTGGTAG
- a CDS encoding ArsR/SmtB family transcription factor, whose protein sequence is MRALHHPDLASVDLATVLGALADPVRLSVVRQLAQAGGVVCGKFDALSEVSMSTLSHHLKVLRAAGVLRVTPNGSFRRHELRADDINDRFPGLLPAVIANLDLTERVGVPA, encoded by the coding sequence ATGAGAGCCCTGCATCATCCCGATCTCGCCTCGGTCGACCTCGCCACCGTGCTCGGCGCCCTCGCCGACCCGGTGCGCCTGAGTGTCGTACGACAGTTGGCGCAGGCCGGTGGGGTCGTCTGCGGGAAGTTCGACGCGTTGTCCGAGGTGAGCATGTCCACGCTGTCGCATCACCTGAAGGTGCTGCGGGCAGCCGGCGTCCTCCGCGTCACGCCCAACGGCAGCTTCCGCAGACACGAGCTGCGTGCGGACGACATCAATGACCGGTTTCCCGGGCTCCTTCCCGCGGTCATCGCCAACCTCGACCTGACCGAACGAGTGGGAGTTCCCGCATGA
- a CDS encoding ThuA domain-containing protein, whose product MPVDTVIFSGEGPHADPWHPLSETSAAIAKLVGDAGPVAIVTTVDQLEAALDGARLLVVNASADRTAPIPQDEEFGRVLDAFLARSGSLLATHSATIAFPQLATWRSTVGAAWDHGRTFHPPIGTSLIRRTDIEHPITTGLVDFEVHDERYTDLELLDGVDVETLYVHDEGGDTHPLVWARTAGSSRIVYNVLGHDARSYESPGHVELLRRIVLWLRHRI is encoded by the coding sequence ATGCCGGTCGACACAGTGATCTTCAGCGGGGAGGGCCCGCACGCCGATCCCTGGCACCCGTTGTCCGAGACCAGCGCGGCGATCGCCAAGCTCGTCGGCGACGCGGGCCCGGTGGCGATCGTGACCACCGTCGACCAACTCGAGGCCGCACTCGACGGCGCCCGCCTCCTGGTGGTGAACGCCAGCGCCGACCGCACGGCTCCGATCCCGCAGGACGAGGAGTTCGGCCGCGTCCTCGACGCCTTCCTGGCCCGTAGCGGCAGCCTGCTCGCCACGCACAGCGCGACGATCGCGTTTCCCCAGCTCGCGACCTGGCGATCCACGGTTGGCGCCGCCTGGGACCACGGTCGGACCTTCCACCCGCCGATCGGAACGAGCCTCATCCGACGCACCGACATCGAGCACCCGATCACTACCGGTCTCGTGGACTTCGAGGTGCACGACGAGCGCTACACCGACCTGGAGTTGCTCGACGGCGTCGACGTCGAGACTCTCTACGTCCACGACGAGGGTGGCGACACCCACCCGCTCGTCTGGGCGCGCACGGCCGGGAGCAGCCGGATCGTCTACAACGTACTCGGTCACGACGCCCGGTCGTACGAGTCGCCGGGACACGTCGAGCTGCTGCGGCGCATCGTGCTCTGGCTCCGTCACCGCATCTGA
- a CDS encoding transglycosylase family protein, which produces MTSVYTPRHRRVTTRRLAVGTLAVGAVTGAVALFGPAAPAQAAVNWDAIAKCESGGNWKINTGNGYYGGLQFSQSTWAGYGGKKYAARADLASRGEQIAIAEKVLDGQGIGAWPTCGKKGGSSGGSATKPSTKSTAKPSTKSTQKPTAKSTAKPTEQQERPSRREQPATRNHERTAPTTGGQTYLVKPGDTLSEIADSHRVTGGWQALYEHNRQLIGADPGLIFPGQRLSL; this is translated from the coding sequence ATGACGTCTGTCTACACGCCCCGTCACCGACGGGTCACCACCCGCCGTCTCGCCGTCGGCACCCTGGCCGTCGGTGCGGTCACCGGTGCTGTCGCCCTCTTCGGCCCGGCCGCCCCCGCGCAGGCCGCAGTCAACTGGGACGCGATCGCCAAGTGCGAGTCCGGCGGTAACTGGAAGATCAACACCGGCAACGGCTACTACGGTGGCCTGCAGTTCTCCCAGAGCACCTGGGCCGGCTACGGCGGCAAGAAGTACGCCGCCCGCGCCGACCTGGCCAGCCGCGGCGAGCAGATCGCCATCGCCGAGAAGGTGCTCGACGGGCAGGGCATCGGCGCGTGGCCGACCTGCGGCAAGAAGGGCGGTTCGTCGGGCGGCTCCGCCACGAAGCCGTCGACGAAGTCCACCGCGAAGCCGTCGACGAAGTCCACGCAGAAGCCCACCGCGAAGTCCACGGCGAAGCCCACCGAGCAGCAGGAGCGGCCCTCGCGGCGGGAGCAGCCGGCGACCCGCAACCACGAGCGCACCGCGCCGACCACGGGCGGCCAGACGTACCTGGTCAAGCCGGGCGACACCCTGTCGGAGATCGCCGACAGCCACCGGGTGACCGGCGGTTGGCAGGCGCTCTACGAGCACAACCGGCAGCTGATCGGGGCCGACCCGGGCCTGATCTTCCCGGGTCAGCGGCTCAGCCTCTGA
- the dinB gene encoding DNA polymerase IV: MSPGASILHADLDAFYASVEQRDDPRLRGRPVIVGAGVVLAASYEAKARGVRSAMGGQQARRLCPDAIVVPPRMSAYTAASRAVFEIFRQTTPLVEGLSIDEAFLDVGGLWRLVGSPAEIAERLRREVRERVHLPITVGVARTKFLAKVASGVAKPDGLLVVAPDAELAFLHPLPVERLWGVGPVTSAKLRERRIRTVGEVARLGEAALVSLLGSGAGRHLHALAHNRDPRSVQVGRRRGSMGAQHALSRTPHAPAELDAILAGLVDRVSRRMRAAGRSGRTVVLRLRFGDYTRATRSHTIGKATADTTPLLAAARALLRAALTEIDRRGVTLIGVSVGNLDDNPVQPELPFHRDPGAELDAAVDAVRDRFGSAALTRAVLLGREPGVEMPLLPD, encoded by the coding sequence GTGTCGCCCGGCGCCAGCATCCTGCACGCCGACCTGGACGCCTTCTACGCGTCGGTCGAGCAGCGTGACGACCCGCGCCTGCGGGGGCGGCCGGTGATCGTCGGCGCCGGCGTGGTCCTCGCGGCCAGTTACGAGGCGAAGGCGCGAGGCGTACGCAGCGCGATGGGTGGTCAGCAGGCGCGCCGCCTCTGTCCGGACGCGATCGTGGTGCCGCCCCGGATGTCGGCGTACACGGCGGCGAGCCGGGCGGTCTTCGAGATCTTCCGGCAGACCACGCCACTGGTCGAGGGGCTCTCCATCGACGAGGCGTTCCTGGACGTCGGTGGCCTGTGGCGGCTGGTCGGGTCGCCGGCCGAGATCGCCGAGCGGCTGCGCCGGGAGGTTCGTGAACGGGTCCACCTGCCGATCACGGTGGGTGTGGCCCGCACGAAGTTCCTGGCGAAGGTGGCCAGCGGGGTGGCGAAGCCGGACGGTCTGCTGGTGGTCGCACCGGACGCCGAGTTGGCGTTCCTGCACCCGCTGCCGGTCGAGCGGTTGTGGGGCGTCGGGCCGGTCACCTCAGCGAAGCTGCGGGAACGCCGGATCCGTACGGTCGGTGAGGTGGCCCGCCTCGGTGAGGCCGCCCTGGTGTCGCTGCTCGGGTCGGGCGCCGGCAGGCACCTGCACGCCCTGGCGCACAACCGCGATCCCCGCTCGGTGCAGGTTGGCCGGCGACGCGGCTCGATGGGCGCGCAGCATGCGCTGAGCCGCACCCCGCATGCCCCGGCGGAGCTGGATGCCATCCTCGCCGGCCTGGTCGACCGGGTCAGCCGCCGCATGCGGGCGGCGGGGCGGTCCGGTCGCACCGTGGTGTTGCGGCTGCGCTTCGGCGACTACACCCGGGCCACTCGCTCGCACACCATCGGCAAGGCGACCGCCGACACGACGCCGCTGCTCGCCGCCGCGCGCGCGTTGCTGCGAGCCGCGCTGACCGAGATCGATCGTCGTGGTGTCACCCTGATCGGTGTCTCAGTGGGCAACCTGGACGACAACCCCGTGCAACCGGAGCTGCCATTTCACCGCGATCCTGGCGCTGAGTTGGACGCTGCGGTGGACGCGGTCCGCGACCGGTTCGGCTCAGCGGCGCTGACCCGAGCGGTCCTGCTCGGCCGGGAGCCGGGCGTCGAGATGCCGCTGCTGCCGGATTGA